One segment of Panicum virgatum strain AP13 chromosome 1K, P.virgatum_v5, whole genome shotgun sequence DNA contains the following:
- the LOC120641949 gene encoding membrane-anchored ubiquitin-fold protein 3 isoform X2 — MAGGKEPIEVRFRLFDGTDIGPTKYDPSTTVSALKEFILARWPQDKDIAPKTVNDLKLINAGRILENNRTLAESRVPVGEVPGGVITMHVVVRPPQADKNKKQLANSPKQNRCGCTIL; from the exons ATGGCCGGCGGGAAGGAGCCGATCGAGGTCAGGTTTCGGCTCTTCGACGGCACGGACATCGGGCCCACCAAGTACGACCCCTCCACCACAGTCTCCGCGCTCAAGGAGTTCATCCTCGCTCGGTGGCCGCAAG ATAAGGATATAGCTCCAAAAACTGTCAATGACTTGAAGCTTATCAATGCCGGAAGGATACTGGAGAATAACCGAACACTTGCAGAGTCCCGTGTTCCAGTAGGAGAGGTCCCAGGAGGTGTAATTACAATGCATGTAGTAGTGCGACCTCCACAAGCTGACAAAAACA AGAAGCAGCTTGCCAATTCCCCCAAGCAGAACAGATGTGGATGCACCATACTCTGA
- the LOC120641930 gene encoding pentatricopeptide repeat-containing protein PPR5, chloroplastic yields MLAYSSTSKPWPQRHPPSPSQGAGAATAAARLVALAARSKRRGAGAAAAEGVDEAAEAAELVRSLLRRTGGGKERLVPVLDRHVRVVRTEHCFLLFEELGRRDAWLQCLEVFRWMQKQRWYVADNGIYSKLISVMGRKGQIRMAMWLFSQMRNSGCKPDTSVYNSLIGAHLHSRDKSKALAKALGYFEKMKCIERCQPTIVTYNILLRAFAQAGDTKQVDILFKDLDESIVSPDIYTYNGVIDAYGKNGMIKEMESVLLRMKSKQCRPDVITFNILIDSYGRKQTFDKMEQVFKSLLRSKERPTHPTFNSMITNYGKARLREKAESVLGKMEELGFKPNYVTQECLIMMYAHCDCVSRARQIFDELVNSQNKVHLSSLNAMLDAYCMNCLHTEADRLLDTALQKGVVPSGSTYKLLYKAYTKVNDKVLVQKLLERMNKQGIVPNKKFFLDALEAFGTSERKPRTSSAANNASKPSANSAGNSETAASIKPNLSVWQVAAT; encoded by the exons ATGCTCGCGTACTCGAGCACATCGAAACCATGGCCGCAGCGCCACCCGCCGTCCCCGAGCCAAGGCgcgggcgccgccaccgccgccgcgcgccttgTAGCGCTGGCGGCCAGGAGcaagcggcggggcgcgggcgccgcggcggcggagggggtggacGAGGCGGCTGAGGCGGCAGAGCTGGTGCGCTCGCTCCTGCGGAGGACGGGCGGCGGCAAGGAGCGGCTGGTCCCGGTACTGGACCGGCACGTTCGGGTGGTCCGCACCGAGCACTGCTTCCTCCTCTTCGAGGAGCTCGGCCGCCGCGACGCATGGCTCCAGTGTCTCGAG GTTTTCAGATGGATGCAGAAACAAAGGTGGTATGTTGCTGACAATGGCATCTACTCCAAGTTAATATCAGTAATGGGAAGGAAAGGCCAGATACGTATGGCAATGTGGCTATTCTCTCAGATGCGGAACAGTGGGTGCAAACCAGACACTTCTGTGTATAACTCTCTTATCGGTGCGCATCTGCATTCCCGAGATAAGAGTAAGGCTTTGGCGAAAGCTCTTGGCTATTTTGAGAAGATGAAGTGTATAGAGAGATGCCAGCCAACGATTGTGACATACAACATTCTTTTAAGAGCTTTTGCTCAGGCTGGTGATACCAAGCAGGTAGACATCTTGTTCAAGGATCTGGATGAAAGTATAGTCTCTCCTGATATATACACTTACAATGGAGTGATTGACGCATATGGGAAGAATGGCATGATCAAAGAGATGGAATCTGTGTTGCTGCGGATGAAAAGCAAGCAATGCCGTCCAGATGTGATCACGTTCAATATACTCATAGATTCATATGGACGAAAGCAGACATTCGATAAAATGGAGCAGGTGTTCAAGAGCTTACTGCGGTCAAAGGAGAGGCCCACCCACCCAACGTTTAATTCCATGATAACAAATTATGGGAAAGCAAGGCTCAGGGAGAAAGCAGAATCTGTGCTTGGGAAGATGGAGGAATTGGGATTCAAACCAAACTATGTGACGCAGGAATGCCTCATCATGATGTATGCACATTGTGATTGTGTCTCAAGGGCCCGGCAGATATTTGATGAGCTCGTCAACTCACAAAACAAAGTACACCTGTCTTCATTGAATGCGATGCTTGATGCCTATTGCATGAACTGCTTGCACACAGAAGCAGATCGGCTGCTGGATACTGCACTTCAGAAAGGTGTTGTGCCCAGTGGTTCCACATACAAGCTGCTCTACAAGGCCTACACCAAGGTAAACGATAAGGTACTTGTGCAGAAGTTGCTCGAGAGAATGAATAAGCAGGGGATCGTTCCGAATAAAAAGTTCTTCCTGGACGCTTTGGAAGCATTTGGCACCTCTGAGAGGAAACCCAGGACATCATCAGCCGCAAACAATGCAAGCAAGCCAAGTGCAAATTCTGCAGGCAATTCAGAAACAGCTGCTTCTATCAAGCCAAATTTAAGCGTTTGGCAAGTAGCTGCTACATAG
- the LOC120641935 gene encoding tRNA (carboxymethyluridine(34)-5-O)-methyltransferase-like: protein MYQHITTNNSMRPNDLIGAQDRVSAEGNRNCSSSVQCTPEIETKYVHHVYDAIAPHFSATRFAKWPKVAEFLNSLRPGSVVLDAGCGNGKYLGFNPDCFFIGCDISPPLIEICAGRGHEVLVADAVNLPYRDNFGDAAISIAVLHHLSTDDRRRKAIEELIRVVRRGGLVLITVWAREQEDKSLLNKWTPLCEKYIEEWVDQSSPPIRSQSASLLESIAETDEDAGVVNQADDRLKNCHDGIEDKTITACSNSNADRNEKNQQEYFVPWHLPFHRAEIGGASAAALESGFAKKDEKKGTVVYNRYYHVFVEGELQRLVFGIKSAAIVDQFYDKSNWCIVVKKL, encoded by the exons ATGTATCAACATATTACCACCAACAATTCAATGAGGCCAAATGATTTGATTGGGGCTCAGGATAGGGTGTCTGCTGAAGGAAATCGCAATTGCTCCTCAAGTGTTCAGTGCACTCCAGAAATTGAGACGAAGTATGTGCATCATGTCTATGATGCCATAGCTCCTCATTTTAGTGCAACAAGATTTGCTAAATGGCCCAAGGTTGCAGAATTCTTGAATTCCCTGAGGCCAGGGTCGGTTGTACTGGATGCTGGCTGTGGTAATGGCAAGTATTTGGGCTTCAACCCTGATTGTTTCTTCATAGGATGTGATATAAGCCCTCCGCTTATTGAGATATGTGCTGGGAGAGGACATGAGGTGTTGGTCGCTGATGCTGTCAACCTCCCGTACAGGGATAATTTTGGTGACGCGGCGATTTCAATTGCTGTGTTGCATCATCTAAGCACTGATGATAGGCGGAGGAAGGCCATAGAAGAGCTAATCCGTGTTGTCCGGAGAGGTGGTCTGGTGCTCATCACAGTCTGGGCTAGGGAGCAGGAAGACAAGTCATTGCTCAACAAGTGGACTCCCCTTTGTGAGAAGTACATTGAAGAGTGGGTTGATCAGAGCAGTCCTCCAATACGTAGTCAATCTGCAAGTCTTCTGGAAAGCATTGCAGAAACCGATGAAGATGCTGGTGTAGTGAATCAAGCAGATGACCGATTGAAGAACTGTCATGATGGCATTGAGGATAAGACCATTACGGCCTGTAGTAATTCAAATGCTGATAGGAATGAGAAAAACCAGCAGGAATACTTTGTCCCGTGGCATCTACCATTTCACCGAGCTGAAATTGGTggtgcatctgctgctgctcttgAGAGCGGATTTGCAAAGAAAGATGAGAAGAAGGGCACGGTGGTCTACAATCGTTATTATCATGTCTTTGTTGAAGGAGAACTTCAAAG ATTAGTCTTTGGAATAAAGAGCGCCGCTATTGTTGACCAGTTCTATGACAAATCCAACTGGTGCATTGTTGTCAAGAAGCTTTGA
- the LOC120641949 gene encoding membrane-anchored ubiquitin-fold protein 3 isoform X1: MAGGKEPIEVRFRLFDGTDIGPTKYDPSTTVSALKEFILARWPQDKDIAPKTVNDLKLINAGRILENNRTLAESRVPVGEVPGGVITMHVVVRPPQADKNSEKQLANSPKQNRCGCTIL; the protein is encoded by the exons ATGGCCGGCGGGAAGGAGCCGATCGAGGTCAGGTTTCGGCTCTTCGACGGCACGGACATCGGGCCCACCAAGTACGACCCCTCCACCACAGTCTCCGCGCTCAAGGAGTTCATCCTCGCTCGGTGGCCGCAAG ATAAGGATATAGCTCCAAAAACTGTCAATGACTTGAAGCTTATCAATGCCGGAAGGATACTGGAGAATAACCGAACACTTGCAGAGTCCCGTGTTCCAGTAGGAGAGGTCCCAGGAGGTGTAATTACAATGCATGTAGTAGTGCGACCTCCACAAGCTGACAAAAACAGTG AGAAGCAGCTTGCCAATTCCCCCAAGCAGAACAGATGTGGATGCACCATACTCTGA